From the genome of Xyrauchen texanus isolate HMW12.3.18 chromosome 22, RBS_HiC_50CHRs, whole genome shotgun sequence, one region includes:
- the LOC127662101 gene encoding protein NDNF-like isoform X2: MARLFFTLTKRADLMFVTVSPCAVPIEWSLAVRTLKDKPPKKPHWSSKKSMPELWWRGSGRDVRIYTYTGNAVDTYTGPAYAPASIYILRLKSNEQDTQVSAYLHEGPGPSGAFPELPSDPRVNTLGVGMTSVTLSWPPSSSVVFKNGHDGNRPYQEYCVLVNHKHNYRSLCAARDGIRNERQNVQKRERREKHGEAIPLAALKDWWWQQPDALEDHDSSLWDNFEDPGCVCRDVESVCTVSDLLPDTQYYFDVFVVDRVNGTSAAYTGTFARTHEEARPAVTSLREGQVKWVTLSGDASSQQGKQLFRFKPRGWQQNGLLTLHTCIGTSKVKVTISSKGRVLSSEEVGHQLAQIWLHGGPSYLIQLQALVPGSSSSSVSKTDSSKSKFSLKMQASSAYHRRDVPVFPATLQIKSFNKLRTCNSVTIAWMGTEERSLYCVYRRQIPLDSKDKNSSTGRCTDPESRPAKERVLCKYFQELNPRRAVTTAVIGGLDPGVAHVFDVYLMRRWGLPIKYHSKMVRTRSKC; encoded by the exons ACTGTTTTTCACATTAACGAAGAGAGCAGATTTGATGTTTGTTACTGTAAGCCCCTGCGCAGTGCCCATCGAATGGAGCTTGGCTGTTCGGACCCTGAAGGATAAACCACCTAAGAAACCCcatt GGAGCTCAAAAAAGAGCATGCCAGAGCTTTGGTGGAGAGGATCTGGCAGAGATGTCAGGATCTACACTTACACTGGCAATGCTGTAGACACCTACACCGGTCCCGCCTATGCCCCAGCATCCATCTACATCCTACGGCTGAAATCAAACGAGCAGGACACCCAGGTGTCTGCGTACCTCCATGAAGGCCCTGGTCCATCAGGAGCTTTCCCAGAGCTTCCGTCCGACCCTAGAGTGAACACACTGGGGGTGGGCATGACCAGTGTCACCTTGAGTTGGCCTCCTAGCTcatctgttgtttttaaaaatggtCATGATGGTAATCGGCCATATCAGGAATACTGTGTCTTAGTAAACCACAAACATAACTACCGTAGTCTTTGCGCTGCTCGTGATGGAATCAGAAATGAGAGACAGAATGTACagaaaagagagaggagagaaaaacatGGCGAAGCGATTCCGTTGGCAGCGCTTAAAGACTGGTGGTGGCAGCAACCTGATGCCCTTGAGGATCATGATTCATCCTTGTGGGACAACTTTGAGGATCCTGGATGTGTGTGCAGGGATGTAGAAAGTGTGTGCACAGTATCAGACCTGCTTCCAGATACACAATACTACTTTGATGTGTTTGTGGTGGACAGAGTTAACGGCACTAGTGCGGCATACACTGGCACCTTTGCCCGCACACATGAGGAGGCTCGGCCAGCTGTCACATCGTTACGAGAGGGCCAGGTCAAATGGGTCACCCTGAGTGGGGATGCAAGCAGTCAACAGGGGAAACAACTGTTCCGGTTTAAGCCTCGTGGGTGGCAACAGAATGGCCTCCTCACCCTGCACACCTGCATTGGCACTAGTAAAGTCAAAGTTACCATTTCCAGTAAAGGACGGGTGCTGTCTTCTGAGGAGGTGGGACACCAACTTGCCCAGATATGGTTGCATGGTGGCCCGTCATACCTCATCCAGCTTCAGGCTTTGGTTCCAGGctcctcttcatcttcagtcTCTAAGACTGATTCAAGTAAGTCCAAATTCAGTCTCAAAATGCAGGCATCATCAGCATACCACCGCCGAGACGTGCCAGTGTTTCCTGCCACGCTGCAGATTAAGTCTTTCAACAAGCTGCGCACCTGCAACTCCGTTACAATTGCCTGGATGGGGACAGAAGAGCGAAGTCTCTATTGTGTTTATCGGAGGCAGATCCCACTTGattcaaaagacaaaaacagctCTACAGGACGCTGCACTGACCCAGAGTCTCGACCAGCCAAAGAGAGAGTCCTCTGTAAGTATTTCCAAGAGCTTAACCCACGTCGGGCGGtcacaacagctgtgattggaGGACTGGATCCAGGGGTGGCACATGTGTTTGACGTCTACCTTATGAGACGCTGGGGACTTCCAATTAAATACCACAGCAAGATGGTGAGAACCAGGAGTAAATGCTGA
- the LOC127662101 gene encoding protein NDNF-like isoform X1 translates to MMTLYWCFCLAVALFSVPGAIVALAPENEVPLHPTTWLGENKVTSVHLPKGRARRLFFTLTKRADLMFVTVSPCAVPIEWSLAVRTLKDKPPKKPHWSSKKSMPELWWRGSGRDVRIYTYTGNAVDTYTGPAYAPASIYILRLKSNEQDTQVSAYLHEGPGPSGAFPELPSDPRVNTLGVGMTSVTLSWPPSSSVVFKNGHDGNRPYQEYCVLVNHKHNYRSLCAARDGIRNERQNVQKRERREKHGEAIPLAALKDWWWQQPDALEDHDSSLWDNFEDPGCVCRDVESVCTVSDLLPDTQYYFDVFVVDRVNGTSAAYTGTFARTHEEARPAVTSLREGQVKWVTLSGDASSQQGKQLFRFKPRGWQQNGLLTLHTCIGTSKVKVTISSKGRVLSSEEVGHQLAQIWLHGGPSYLIQLQALVPGSSSSSVSKTDSSKSKFSLKMQASSAYHRRDVPVFPATLQIKSFNKLRTCNSVTIAWMGTEERSLYCVYRRQIPLDSKDKNSSTGRCTDPESRPAKERVLCKYFQELNPRRAVTTAVIGGLDPGVAHVFDVYLMRRWGLPIKYHSKMVRTRSKC, encoded by the exons ACTGTTTTTCACATTAACGAAGAGAGCAGATTTGATGTTTGTTACTGTAAGCCCCTGCGCAGTGCCCATCGAATGGAGCTTGGCTGTTCGGACCCTGAAGGATAAACCACCTAAGAAACCCcatt GGAGCTCAAAAAAGAGCATGCCAGAGCTTTGGTGGAGAGGATCTGGCAGAGATGTCAGGATCTACACTTACACTGGCAATGCTGTAGACACCTACACCGGTCCCGCCTATGCCCCAGCATCCATCTACATCCTACGGCTGAAATCAAACGAGCAGGACACCCAGGTGTCTGCGTACCTCCATGAAGGCCCTGGTCCATCAGGAGCTTTCCCAGAGCTTCCGTCCGACCCTAGAGTGAACACACTGGGGGTGGGCATGACCAGTGTCACCTTGAGTTGGCCTCCTAGCTcatctgttgtttttaaaaatggtCATGATGGTAATCGGCCATATCAGGAATACTGTGTCTTAGTAAACCACAAACATAACTACCGTAGTCTTTGCGCTGCTCGTGATGGAATCAGAAATGAGAGACAGAATGTACagaaaagagagaggagagaaaaacatGGCGAAGCGATTCCGTTGGCAGCGCTTAAAGACTGGTGGTGGCAGCAACCTGATGCCCTTGAGGATCATGATTCATCCTTGTGGGACAACTTTGAGGATCCTGGATGTGTGTGCAGGGATGTAGAAAGTGTGTGCACAGTATCAGACCTGCTTCCAGATACACAATACTACTTTGATGTGTTTGTGGTGGACAGAGTTAACGGCACTAGTGCGGCATACACTGGCACCTTTGCCCGCACACATGAGGAGGCTCGGCCAGCTGTCACATCGTTACGAGAGGGCCAGGTCAAATGGGTCACCCTGAGTGGGGATGCAAGCAGTCAACAGGGGAAACAACTGTTCCGGTTTAAGCCTCGTGGGTGGCAACAGAATGGCCTCCTCACCCTGCACACCTGCATTGGCACTAGTAAAGTCAAAGTTACCATTTCCAGTAAAGGACGGGTGCTGTCTTCTGAGGAGGTGGGACACCAACTTGCCCAGATATGGTTGCATGGTGGCCCGTCATACCTCATCCAGCTTCAGGCTTTGGTTCCAGGctcctcttcatcttcagtcTCTAAGACTGATTCAAGTAAGTCCAAATTCAGTCTCAAAATGCAGGCATCATCAGCATACCACCGCCGAGACGTGCCAGTGTTTCCTGCCACGCTGCAGATTAAGTCTTTCAACAAGCTGCGCACCTGCAACTCCGTTACAATTGCCTGGATGGGGACAGAAGAGCGAAGTCTCTATTGTGTTTATCGGAGGCAGATCCCACTTGattcaaaagacaaaaacagctCTACAGGACGCTGCACTGACCCAGAGTCTCGACCAGCCAAAGAGAGAGTCCTCTGTAAGTATTTCCAAGAGCTTAACCCACGTCGGGCGGtcacaacagctgtgattggaGGACTGGATCCAGGGGTGGCACATGTGTTTGACGTCTACCTTATGAGACGCTGGGGACTTCCAATTAAATACCACAGCAAGATGGTGAGAACCAGGAGTAAATGCTGA